The region CCGCCGCGAGCCTCAAATCGCCTGGGACAGCGAATCTCCCTTGTCGATGGACGTGGAAACACGCATGGGAGATATCAAAACCCGGCATGGCCGTTTCGTCGGGGGGGCATCGGATAATGTCGAAGTCGTCGAGATCGACACCGGCGTGATGCGGGTCATCGTGCTGCCCACGCGAGGCATGTCGATCTGGAAAATCGAGGCCGAAGGGATCCGGTATGGCTGGGATTCGCCCATCACTGGCCCAGTCCATCCGTCCCAAGTCCCGCTGTTTGACCCCAGCGGGCTCGGTTGGCTCGAAGGGTTCGACGAATTGGTCGTCCGCTGTGGGCTGGAAAGCAACGGGGCCCCCGAATTTGATGACTCAGGCAAGCTGAAGTACCCGCTGCACGGCCGTATCGGAAATCTGGCCGCCGATTCGTTGTCGATCGAATACGACGAGGCGTCCGGTCGGCTCGAATTGATTGGCGAAGTGATCGAATCGCGGCTGTTTTTTAAACGTTTGCGGCTAAAAACGCGGTTGCGAGTCCATGCGGGCAGCTACCGCGTGGATCTGCTGGACGACGTCACCAACGAATTGTCGACTCCAACAACGATGCAGTTGCTGTATCACATCAACGTGGGCTCGCCGATCTTGAAACCCGGCGCCGTGCTCGAAGCCGCCTGCGAAGAATTGGCTCCCAAAGACGCATTGTCCGCAAGCGAGTTGGAGACTTGGAACCAATTCGATAAACCCGAATCGGGGTACCAAGAGCGTGTCTACTTTGCCAACTTGGTGTGCGACGATTCGAGCGAAACCACTGCAATGCTCCGCACGGCGGAAAAAAATCGTGGCATGGCGGTCACCTTCAACGTCAGCCAGCTTCCCAATTTCATCTTGTGGAAAAACACCGGCGCCAAAAGCGATGGTTATGTGGTCGGAATGGAACCGGCAACTAACTTTCCCAACACGCGTTCGTTCGAAGCCGAACAGGGGCGAGTGGTGACGATCGAGCCCGCCGATACCGGGTCGTTTCGGTTGTCATTAGAAGTGCTGACCGATGAAACGGCCGTCGAAAAGGTCAGCAGCCGGATCAAGAGCCTCGCCGCGATTCACGCCCCGCAGGTTCACGATGACCCCAAAGCCGGTTGGTCGATGTAGACACACTCACGCCTTTTTGTCTTCGATGTGGCTACTGTCGCCAGACGGTGGGAGAATGGCGTCCAGTGCGAGTCTTTATCTTCTGGCCAAGGTAGCTACTATCGCGCCAGAGCGTGGATTGCAGTGCCATGAGTCGCTGCGTCGTCGTTCGGGCCTTACGGGTGATGTTTGACCATCACGACTTCGCTGAAACCGGAATTGAACATCACCTCGTCCATAAAACTGGTGATCAGCATCATGCCGCGGCACTGCTCGAGTTCAAACGATTCCGGCGTGCCGGGAGCGGGATTGAAACGAGCGAGACGGCCGTTGCCATCATGTGATACCGAGATTCGCGTGTCCTTGTCGCCACCCGAAACCTTCAAGTGGACACAGCGTTTGCGATAGCGATCCGACGTGGCGCGGTTCGCCAGTTCGCAGTGGCTGTCTCGATCGCCCGCGATCACTTTGGCGACAATCGAGTCTTCGTCGCTGAGTTCGAGATTGCCGTAACAAATCGCATTGAACAACGCACTGGCGACAGCCATCCCAATGCGAATCCGCTGGGTCGAGTTCAGCTTACCCGCGGCCGCTAGTGCTTGGATGACAAGCTGAGTCGCTGGGTTGATCGATTCGATGTCATTTCGCAGTTTGAAATAAAACTCGGGTGAACGCAGTTGCCCTGACAATGCCTGCGAAAATCGATCGCTGCCCGAATAGGCGATCGTTTGCCGCACGACAGGATTGAGCAGCATGTTAAGCGAATTTTTGGGAACAAAATTCACGGCGCCCAACGCCAACGCATCGACCGCCAAGTCCTCGGATCCGCGCGCGGTGACGACCACGGTGGGTAACTGCGATTGTTCGGACATCAACGCTTGGACTAATTCCAGTCCGTTCATGTTGGGCATTCGCAAATCGGTGACGACCAACTCGGGCATGTGCTCGGCGATCGACGCCATCGCTTCGCGTCCGTCCTGCGCACAACGTACTTGGTGAGCATCGTCTTCGAGTAGCGTCTGCATCAGCACCGTATGCGTCGGGCTGTCTTCGCACAGTAAAATGGATGCCATCGTGGACTCGTTGGTTAAGTGGAACGGAAACGCACGCGAGCCGTGCTGGTCGAGTTCGAGGGTGTAGCACCCAGCGCTTCCGCATGGGGCTACAAGGTTGAGACTCGAGTCAGCTAGGTAAGGCTCTGTTCCACGCTCGAAAAGGCGCGTGCATTCTATAGTTTAGACCAACGCCGGCCGCAGTGTGCAGCGATGCGGTACCAGAGGGGCAAGATTTTTGCCCTCGCGGTGACGTCAGCCGTTCACGCGATGGCGATGCGGCATCGCTTTGAAGCGGTCGCTTGAAGATTACCCTTTGGCCCGTCCACGCGGCCCTAGGCGGCCAAACATGCGGTCCAATTCGTCGCGACTAAAGAACAATGCGGTGGGGCGTCCGTGCGGGCAATGGTGCGTGTCTTGGTACAAATCACGCTGTTCCAGCAAGCTGGTGATCTCTTCTCGCGTGAGCGGATCGCCCGCTTTGACGGCCGCTTTACAGGCAATCGTGCTTAGCAAGTGATTCAGCAGGTCTTGCGCGTCGGGTTCTTTGCCCGCCGACATCACCGATTCCAATACCGTTCGAAGCATGTCGCCGGGCGACATGCGTTTTAGCATCGCGGGGTAAGATTGGATCAGGATCGTTTCGCCACCAAAATCGTCGATTTCGATCCCAATTCGGGCCAACGTGTCTTTGGAATCCAGCGCCGCGGTTCGTTCAGCCGGCGTCAGCGAAACAGGCTCGGGGACCAGCAATCGCTGCGATTCCAATCGCTCCGATCCGCCTAAGACCTTGTCTTTCACCCGCTCGTAAAGCACCCGTTCGTGCAGCGCGTGTTGGTCAATCACCACCATCCCCTTCTCGTCCTGCGTGACGAGATAGCGATTGTGAACTTGGAAACCGAGATAGCAAACGGTTGGGTTGCCACCGTTTGGATCACCACTGCCGGCGACAGGCTCAGCGTCCCATGGCGCATGGTCGGCCGCCGCATCACCATGGTTTGCGGCGGCATGGTTTGCGGCGGCTGCGTCGACGGCGGCATTGTCATCGACGGCGGCACCACCCGCTGCGGTCGCTGGCAAAGGCTTCGCCGGAAACGGCGCGTTGCCAGGAAACGGGCGGAAGTCCGGCAGCGAGGTGGATGGCATTGCTGGCGATGAATTCGCAGGAGACGAGCTTGCCGGTGACAAACTCGCGGGCATTGGGCTGGTTTCGCCCGTGCGTGCCCAATTGATCACGCCTTGTCGCTGTTCGGCTTCGACGCGGCTGGGAAGCCCCAGCACACTCGGTGCGGCAGCGGCGACCTCGTTTCGTGGCGCACTGCTGCTTGAATCGGTGTTGGTTTGTGGTGTCGAAGCGGGTCCGACGCGATGCGTCATGTTGGTTTTCAAGAACTGGTAACGCAGCGTCTGCAGCAGCCGTCCATACACTCGGCCACCATCGGTGAAGCGGACTTCTAGTTTTGTGGGATGGACGTTGACGTCGACCATCTCGGCAGGCATTTCCATTCGCAGAAAGCACACCGGGTGACGCCCCACCATCAACAACCCGCGATACGCTTCGCTTAACGCGTGTTGCAGCGAACGGTCGCGGATGTGGCGACCATTTAGAAACATGTACTGCATGCGATTGTTGCCTCGGCTGACCGAGGGGTCGCAGGCATAGCCGCTGACGCGAATTTGCGAGTCGTCACTTTCGATGGGGATCAGCGAATCCGCGATCTCGCCACCAAAAAACTCGGCAATGCGGTCGGACCATCGGGTTGTCGGTGGCAAATCGTAGAGCGTTTTGTCGTTGCTGGTCAAAACAAAGTGCTTGTCGGGATTGGCCAGCGCGATTCGTGTAAACGCTTCGACGATATGCCCTCGCTCGGTTTGCGCCGTCTTCAAGAAGCGGTGACGCACGGGCGTGTTGAAAAACAGATTGCGAATTTCCATCACCGTGCCGACCGGGCACCCGCAAGGGGTTGGCGATTCGATCACCCCGCCGCGAACATTGATCTCCGAGCCGCAGTCGTCGCCGATCGTGCGGCTGCGAATCGTCAATTGCGAAACGCTGCCGATCGATGCCAAGGCTTCGCCGCGAAACCCAAGGGTGTGGACGTGAAACAACGCCTCTTCGTCGGGCAGTTTGCTGGTCGCATGACTGGCCACAGCAAGCGGCAATTGTTCCGCCGTCATCCCGCAACCATCGTCGCTGATGCGGATCAGTTCGGTGCCGCCGCCATTGATCGTCACTTCAACGCGAAAGGCCCCCGCATCGACGCTGTTTTCGAGCAGTTCTTTCACGACCGATGCCGGTCGCTCAATCACTTCGCCCGCAGCGATCTTGTTGACGAGATTGGGAGGTAATTGACGAATGGTCGGCAGCGGTTTTGCAGTAGCAGTCATCCTTACGAATGTACCGTTTTACGCAAAATCAACAACCGAGAATCTGCAGCGAAACCAATGCATGCAAGCAGCGTCGGAACAATCCCACCCTCAGGCCGCAGCAGACAGCACAACCGTAGTGGACGAGGCAACGAGTCCCGCAGCGAATCCCCCCCCCCTCATGCGAAAGTTCTGAAGTCGCGTTTTTAGACATTCTTCGGGCCAAAGGCTTAGCCATTTACCAGCCGACGTCAGTAGATCCCAATGAACGGCCGGGCCGTCGGCCCTACAATTCACTGGTTTGCTTGGTCTGGTTTTCTAGGTCTTCAAAACTGACGCGACGGGTTGTGATAAAAACGCAGCATTCAAAATGCGAAAGCGGGGATGCTGCCGGGATTCGTAGCCTCATCCACTACGGGATGCTGAATCGACCGCGTTTTTAGCGGACGACCAACAGCATGCGGGCGTTGCCACGCCGGACGACCAATCGCAGCGGTTGCCGTTGTTTCTGCGCCTCGTCCAAGATCAGCGACAATTGATCTACCGACGACACTTGGATGTTCGCTGCAGATTCGATCACATCGCCAACCTGCAATTCGCCTTGGGCGGCGATGCTGCCGTCTTCGACACTGGTCACGATCAACCCGCTACGCAGCCCTTCGTATCCATATTGCTTGGCCGTTTCCGGCGTCACGGGGATCAATTCGGCGCCAAACAGTGATCCAGCACCAAACATGGCCATCGCTTCATCGGTACGCTCCTGCAAATTCACCGTGACTTGCGATGTTTTTTGG is a window of Novipirellula caenicola DNA encoding:
- the mutL gene encoding DNA mismatch repair endonuclease MutL, which codes for MTATAKPLPTIRQLPPNLVNKIAAGEVIERPASVVKELLENSVDAGAFRVEVTINGGGTELIRISDDGCGMTAEQLPLAVASHATSKLPDEEALFHVHTLGFRGEALASIGSVSQLTIRSRTIGDDCGSEINVRGGVIESPTPCGCPVGTVMEIRNLFFNTPVRHRFLKTAQTERGHIVEAFTRIALANPDKHFVLTSNDKTLYDLPPTTRWSDRIAEFFGGEIADSLIPIESDDSQIRVSGYACDPSVSRGNNRMQYMFLNGRHIRDRSLQHALSEAYRGLLMVGRHPVCFLRMEMPAEMVDVNVHPTKLEVRFTDGGRVYGRLLQTLRYQFLKTNMTHRVGPASTPQTNTDSSSSAPRNEVAAAAPSVLGLPSRVEAEQRQGVINWARTGETSPMPASLSPASSSPANSSPAMPSTSLPDFRPFPGNAPFPAKPLPATAAGGAAVDDNAAVDAAAANHAAANHGDAAADHAPWDAEPVAGSGDPNGGNPTVCYLGFQVHNRYLVTQDEKGMVVIDQHALHERVLYERVKDKVLGGSERLESQRLLVPEPVSLTPAERTAALDSKDTLARIGIEIDDFGGETILIQSYPAMLKRMSPGDMLRTVLESVMSAGKEPDAQDLLNHLLSTIACKAAVKAGDPLTREEITSLLEQRDLYQDTHHCPHGRPTALFFSRDELDRMFGRLGPRGRAKG
- a CDS encoding aldose 1-epimerase family protein produces the protein MAEIVALRKWDRREPQIAWDSESPLSMDVETRMGDIKTRHGRFVGGASDNVEVVEIDTGVMRVIVLPTRGMSIWKIEAEGIRYGWDSPITGPVHPSQVPLFDPSGLGWLEGFDELVVRCGLESNGAPEFDDSGKLKYPLHGRIGNLAADSLSIEYDEASGRLELIGEVIESRLFFKRLRLKTRLRVHAGSYRVDLLDDVTNELSTPTTMQLLYHINVGSPILKPGAVLEAACEELAPKDALSASELETWNQFDKPESGYQERVYFANLVCDDSSETTAMLRTAEKNRGMAVTFNVSQLPNFILWKNTGAKSDGYVVGMEPATNFPNTRSFEAEQGRVVTIEPADTGSFRLSLEVLTDETAVEKVSSRIKSLAAIHAPQVHDDPKAGWSM
- a CDS encoding response regulator; the encoded protein is MASILLCEDSPTHTVLMQTLLEDDAHQVRCAQDGREAMASIAEHMPELVVTDLRMPNMNGLELVQALMSEQSQLPTVVVTARGSEDLAVDALALGAVNFVPKNSLNMLLNPVVRQTIAYSGSDRFSQALSGQLRSPEFYFKLRNDIESINPATQLVIQALAAAGKLNSTQRIRIGMAVASALFNAICYGNLELSDEDSIVAKVIAGDRDSHCELANRATSDRYRKRCVHLKVSGGDKDTRISVSHDGNGRLARFNPAPGTPESFELEQCRGMMLITSFMDEVMFNSGFSEVVMVKHHP